A DNA window from Phoenix dactylifera cultivar Barhee BC4 chromosome 13, palm_55x_up_171113_PBpolish2nd_filt_p, whole genome shotgun sequence contains the following coding sequences:
- the LOC103706647 gene encoding uncharacterized protein LOC103706647 isoform X3 gives METLPLIDVSSEDDLLISASSNAVPDPPSRGLSENHNENMIVSAEEGEGPVKMSKKLEQVLELSESPEQQRVNSRKYNLRKSLAWDNAFFTSEGVLNPEELAIVNSTFGKAEESSLPGIPEDIRKSTESTSTLDSDTLALENLEVELFENVRASIQKSLGKYENASNVVDSCKTKEHGELNAPFLGSSNTVELLSQNKKPPIGMKRHVVTKKLSDHTSECPRSMKGATNKSADSKPSLKPPRVVSRTTLPTAPNKSGFGPGNIQPRSSIGKPFPGNLINRQSIIVPKKINGDSSIVTSNSVRSPRAIYGSPLVYPLSTSCSSHSGSVSSSSDSTGKSPSKTTRKRVASRITNHSPPGSTTKKTPVKASKIKTMSSNASNPPIHPKSTFKFSANMSPNSSLDSVASESSSSASITAKPGILRDSLDTGSLSFSPALAGPESIIVHSSGLRKLSAGHPYVGSENSATISHSQCISKGSSEIRVISEPSIGENSKRCTNNSSGTKSIKPSGLRKPTPKIGYFDAEKSLGRNVETFSQPGKLRNIIRSTGNRNPVGVNKPKPSKLQLIRPAAKNASTKCDPPRIQLTGPSSTHNMKPASPTYLQQLSEPSELGGTIRMTENHYSCSDVSKVLPPCLSEESHSKVSKVANGVVDTDEFGQFSNPSSGGQTCQEHSEFVTAFPIENESMMSNGKYGDCIGKVKTYEQPSCGYIKQSHMESDLHSVTRSIEKENLFPADETDGRSKDLLAKNLMLPMVESIEEKVSSLSLS, from the exons ATGGAGACTCTTCCTCTCATCGACGTCTCCTCGGAGGACGATCTCCTCATCTCAGCGTCTTCCAATGCCGTTCCAGATCCACCCTCCCGAG GCCTTTCAGAAAATCATAATGAAAATATGATTGTCAGTGCTGAGGAAGGGGAGGGTCCGGTGAAAATGAGCAAGAAATTGGAACAAGTCCTTGAATTATCAGAGTCTCCAGAGCAACAGCGAGTAAACTCTCGCAAGTACAACTTGCGCAAAAGTTTAGCCTGGGATAATGCATTTTTTACAAGTGAAG GTGTTCTCAACCCTGAAGAGTTGGCTATTGTAAATAGCACTTTTGGGAAGGCTGAAGAATCTTCATTACCTGGAATTCCGGAAGATATTAGGAAGTCCACAGAGTCAACATCTACCTTAGATAGTGATACCTTGGCATTAGAAAACCTTGAAGTAGAATTGTTTGAAAATGTACGGGCTTCCATTCAGAAATCTCTTGGAAAATATGAGAATGCTTCAAATGTGGTAGACTCCTGCAAGACAAAAGAACATGGGGAGCTCAATGCACCATTCCTTGGTT CATCAAATACAGTTGAATTATTATCTCAGAACAAG AAGCCTCCTATTGGGATGAAAAGGCATGTTGTCACCAAGAAACTTTCAGACCATACTTCTGAGTGCCCACGTAGCATGAAAGGG GCTACAAATAAAAGTGCAGACTCAAAACCATCATTAAAGCCACCAAGAGTTGTATCTCGAACAACTTTGCCAACGGCGCCAAACAAGTCAGGTTTTGGTCCTGGGAACATCCAACCAAGGAGTAGCATTGGGAAACCTTTTCCTG GCAATTTAATTAATCGGCAATCTATTATAGTTCCTAAAAAGATAAATGGAGACTCATCCAttgtcacttctaattctgttCGATCACCAAGAGCTATTTATGGTTCACCCTTAGTCTATCCCTTATCAACTTCTTGTTCATCGCATAGTGGTTCTGTTAGTAGTTCATCTGATTCAACAggtaaatctccttcaaagactACAAGGAAAAGAGTTGCTTCTAGAATTACAAATCATTCTCCACCGGGGTCAACCACTAAGAAAACCCCTGTGAAAGCATCCAAAATTAAAACCATGTCCAGCAATGCAAGTAATCCCCCAATACATCCAAAATCTACATTCAAGTTCTCAGCAAACATGTCTCCAAATAGTTCGCTAGACAGCGTGGCTTCAGAGTCATCTTCATCAGCCTCCATTACTGCAAAGCCCGGTATTTTGAGGGATAGCCTTGACACTGGATCTTTGTCATTCTCCCCTGCCTTGGCAGGTCCTGAGAGTATCATCGTTCATTCATCAGGTTTACGGAAACTATCCGCTGGTCATCCATACGTCGGAAGTGAAAATTCTGCAACCATTTCTCATAGTCAGTGTATCAGCAAAGGTTCTTCAGAAATTCGTGTAATTTCTGAACCATCGATTGGGGAGAACTCTAAAAGATGTACTAATAATAGCTCTGGTACTAAAAGCATAAAACCATCAGGACTTCGAAAGCCAACACCCAAGATTGGATATTTTGATGCG GAGAAGTCCCTTGGGCGCAATGTTGAAACATTTTCCCAGCCTGGCAAGTTACGGAACATAATTAGAAGTACTGGAAACAGGAACCCTGTCGGGGTAAACAAACCGAAACCCAGTAAGCTTCAATTAATAAGACCTGCAGCGAAGAATGCGTCCACAAAGTGTGATCCTCCACGCATCCAATTGACAGGTCCGTCTTCTACTCATAACATGAAACCTGCATCGCCTACATATCTGCAACAACTGTCAGAACCTTCTGAATTAGGTGGCACTATTAGGATGACAGAAAATCATTACTCGTGCTCTGATGTTAGCAAGGTTTTGCCTCCTTGTTTGAGTGAAGAAAGCCATTCCAAGGTTTCAAAAGTAGCAAATGGAGTGGTTGATACAGATGAATTTGGTCAGTTTTCTAACCCGAGCTCTGGAGGGCAAACCTGTCAGGAACATTCAGAGTTTGTAACTGCATTTCCAATTGAAAATGAATCTATGATGTCTAATGGTAAATATGGTGATTGTATCGGCAAAGTGAAGACATATGAGCAACCATCCTGTGGGTACATAAAGCAGAGCCATATGGAAAGTGACTTGCATTCAGTTACCAGAAGCATTGAGAAGGAGAATTTGTTTCCTGCTGATGAAACTGATGGCAGGAGCAAAGATTTGCTGGCTAAGAATTTGATGCTGCCAATGGTAGAAAGCATAGAGGAAAAGgtatcctccctctctctttcctgA
- the LOC103706647 gene encoding uncharacterized protein LOC103706647 isoform X5 — METLPLIDVSSEDDLLISASSNAVPDPPSRGLSENHNENMIVSAEEGEGPVKMSKKLEQVLELSESPEQQRVNSRKYNLRKSLAWDNAFFTSEGVLNPEELAIVNSTFGKAEESSLPGIPEDIRKSTESTSTLDSDTLALENLEVELFENVRASIQKSLGKYENASNVVDSCKTKEHGELNAPFLGSSNTVELLSQNKKKPPIGMKRHVVTKKLSDHTSECPRSMKGATNKSADSKPSLKPPRVVSRTTLPTAPNKSGFGPGNIQPRSSIGKPFPGNLINRQSIIVPKKINGDSSIVTSNSVRSPRAIYGSPLVYPLSTSCSSHSGSVSSSSDSTGKSPSKTTRKRVASRITNHSPPGSTTKKTPVKASKIKTMSSNASNPPIHPKSTFKFSANMSPNSSLDSVASESSSSASITAKPGLRKLSAGHPYVGSENSATISHSQCISKGSSEIRVISEPSIGENSKRCTNNSSGTKSIKPSGLRKPTPKIGYFDAEKSLGRNVETFSQPGKLRNIIRSTGNRNPVGVNKPKPSKLQLIRPAAKNASTKCDPPRIQLTGPSSTHNMKPASPTYLQQLSEPSELGGTIRMTENHYSCSDVSKVLPPCLSEESHSKVSKVANGVVDTDEFGQFSNPSSGGQTCQEHSEFVTAFPIENESMMSNGKYGDCIGKVKTYEQPSCGYIKQSHMESDLHSVTRSIEKENLFPADETDGRSKDLLAKNLMLPMVESIEEKVSSLSLS; from the exons ATGGAGACTCTTCCTCTCATCGACGTCTCCTCGGAGGACGATCTCCTCATCTCAGCGTCTTCCAATGCCGTTCCAGATCCACCCTCCCGAG GCCTTTCAGAAAATCATAATGAAAATATGATTGTCAGTGCTGAGGAAGGGGAGGGTCCGGTGAAAATGAGCAAGAAATTGGAACAAGTCCTTGAATTATCAGAGTCTCCAGAGCAACAGCGAGTAAACTCTCGCAAGTACAACTTGCGCAAAAGTTTAGCCTGGGATAATGCATTTTTTACAAGTGAAG GTGTTCTCAACCCTGAAGAGTTGGCTATTGTAAATAGCACTTTTGGGAAGGCTGAAGAATCTTCATTACCTGGAATTCCGGAAGATATTAGGAAGTCCACAGAGTCAACATCTACCTTAGATAGTGATACCTTGGCATTAGAAAACCTTGAAGTAGAATTGTTTGAAAATGTACGGGCTTCCATTCAGAAATCTCTTGGAAAATATGAGAATGCTTCAAATGTGGTAGACTCCTGCAAGACAAAAGAACATGGGGAGCTCAATGCACCATTCCTTGGTT CATCAAATACAGTTGAATTATTATCTCAGAACAAG AAGAAGCCTCCTATTGGGATGAAAAGGCATGTTGTCACCAAGAAACTTTCAGACCATACTTCTGAGTGCCCACGTAGCATGAAAGGG GCTACAAATAAAAGTGCAGACTCAAAACCATCATTAAAGCCACCAAGAGTTGTATCTCGAACAACTTTGCCAACGGCGCCAAACAAGTCAGGTTTTGGTCCTGGGAACATCCAACCAAGGAGTAGCATTGGGAAACCTTTTCCTG GCAATTTAATTAATCGGCAATCTATTATAGTTCCTAAAAAGATAAATGGAGACTCATCCAttgtcacttctaattctgttCGATCACCAAGAGCTATTTATGGTTCACCCTTAGTCTATCCCTTATCAACTTCTTGTTCATCGCATAGTGGTTCTGTTAGTAGTTCATCTGATTCAACAggtaaatctccttcaaagactACAAGGAAAAGAGTTGCTTCTAGAATTACAAATCATTCTCCACCGGGGTCAACCACTAAGAAAACCCCTGTGAAAGCATCCAAAATTAAAACCATGTCCAGCAATGCAAGTAATCCCCCAATACATCCAAAATCTACATTCAAGTTCTCAGCAAACATGTCTCCAAATAGTTCGCTAGACAGCGTGGCTTCAGAGTCATCTTCATCAGCCTCCATTACTGCAAAGCCCG GTTTACGGAAACTATCCGCTGGTCATCCATACGTCGGAAGTGAAAATTCTGCAACCATTTCTCATAGTCAGTGTATCAGCAAAGGTTCTTCAGAAATTCGTGTAATTTCTGAACCATCGATTGGGGAGAACTCTAAAAGATGTACTAATAATAGCTCTGGTACTAAAAGCATAAAACCATCAGGACTTCGAAAGCCAACACCCAAGATTGGATATTTTGATGCG GAGAAGTCCCTTGGGCGCAATGTTGAAACATTTTCCCAGCCTGGCAAGTTACGGAACATAATTAGAAGTACTGGAAACAGGAACCCTGTCGGGGTAAACAAACCGAAACCCAGTAAGCTTCAATTAATAAGACCTGCAGCGAAGAATGCGTCCACAAAGTGTGATCCTCCACGCATCCAATTGACAGGTCCGTCTTCTACTCATAACATGAAACCTGCATCGCCTACATATCTGCAACAACTGTCAGAACCTTCTGAATTAGGTGGCACTATTAGGATGACAGAAAATCATTACTCGTGCTCTGATGTTAGCAAGGTTTTGCCTCCTTGTTTGAGTGAAGAAAGCCATTCCAAGGTTTCAAAAGTAGCAAATGGAGTGGTTGATACAGATGAATTTGGTCAGTTTTCTAACCCGAGCTCTGGAGGGCAAACCTGTCAGGAACATTCAGAGTTTGTAACTGCATTTCCAATTGAAAATGAATCTATGATGTCTAATGGTAAATATGGTGATTGTATCGGCAAAGTGAAGACATATGAGCAACCATCCTGTGGGTACATAAAGCAGAGCCATATGGAAAGTGACTTGCATTCAGTTACCAGAAGCATTGAGAAGGAGAATTTGTTTCCTGCTGATGAAACTGATGGCAGGAGCAAAGATTTGCTGGCTAAGAATTTGATGCTGCCAATGGTAGAAAGCATAGAGGAAAAGgtatcctccctctctctttcctgA
- the LOC103706647 gene encoding uncharacterized protein LOC103706647 isoform X7, with protein sequence METLPLIDVSSEDDLLISASSNAVPDPPSRGLSENHNENMIVSAEEGEGPVKMSKKLEQVLELSESPEQQRVNSRKYNLRKSLAWDNAFFTSEGVLNPEELAIVNSTFGKAEESSLPGIPEDIRKSTESTSTLDSDTLALENLEVELFENVRASIQKSLGKYENASNVVDSCKTKEHGELNAPFLASNTVELLSQNKATNKSADSKPSLKPPRVVSRTTLPTAPNKSGFGPGNIQPRSSIGKPFPGNLINRQSIIVPKKINGDSSIVTSNSVRSPRAIYGSPLVYPLSTSCSSHSGSVSSSSDSTGKSPSKTTRKRVASRITNHSPPGSTTKKTPVKASKIKTMSSNASNPPIHPKSTFKFSANMSPNSSLDSVASESSSSASITAKPGILRDSLDTGSLSFSPALAGPESIIVHSSGLRKLSAGHPYVGSENSATISHSQCISKGSSEIRVISEPSIGENSKRCTNNSSGTKSIKPSGLRKPTPKIGYFDAEKSLGRNVETFSQPGKLRNIIRSTGNRNPVGVNKPKPSKLQLIRPAAKNASTKCDPPRIQLTGPSSTHNMKPASPTYLQQLSEPSELGGTIRMTENHYSCSDVSKVLPPCLSEESHSKVSKVANGVVDTDEFGQFSNPSSGGQTCQEHSEFVTAFPIENESMMSNGKYGDCIGKVKTYEQPSCGYIKQSHMESDLHSVTRSIEKENLFPADETDGRSKDLLAKNLMLPMVESIEEKVSSLSLS encoded by the exons ATGGAGACTCTTCCTCTCATCGACGTCTCCTCGGAGGACGATCTCCTCATCTCAGCGTCTTCCAATGCCGTTCCAGATCCACCCTCCCGAG GCCTTTCAGAAAATCATAATGAAAATATGATTGTCAGTGCTGAGGAAGGGGAGGGTCCGGTGAAAATGAGCAAGAAATTGGAACAAGTCCTTGAATTATCAGAGTCTCCAGAGCAACAGCGAGTAAACTCTCGCAAGTACAACTTGCGCAAAAGTTTAGCCTGGGATAATGCATTTTTTACAAGTGAAG GTGTTCTCAACCCTGAAGAGTTGGCTATTGTAAATAGCACTTTTGGGAAGGCTGAAGAATCTTCATTACCTGGAATTCCGGAAGATATTAGGAAGTCCACAGAGTCAACATCTACCTTAGATAGTGATACCTTGGCATTAGAAAACCTTGAAGTAGAATTGTTTGAAAATGTACGGGCTTCCATTCAGAAATCTCTTGGAAAATATGAGAATGCTTCAAATGTGGTAGACTCCTGCAAGACAAAAGAACATGGGGAGCTCAATGCACCATTCCTTG CATCAAATACAGTTGAATTATTATCTCAGAACAAG GCTACAAATAAAAGTGCAGACTCAAAACCATCATTAAAGCCACCAAGAGTTGTATCTCGAACAACTTTGCCAACGGCGCCAAACAAGTCAGGTTTTGGTCCTGGGAACATCCAACCAAGGAGTAGCATTGGGAAACCTTTTCCTG GCAATTTAATTAATCGGCAATCTATTATAGTTCCTAAAAAGATAAATGGAGACTCATCCAttgtcacttctaattctgttCGATCACCAAGAGCTATTTATGGTTCACCCTTAGTCTATCCCTTATCAACTTCTTGTTCATCGCATAGTGGTTCTGTTAGTAGTTCATCTGATTCAACAggtaaatctccttcaaagactACAAGGAAAAGAGTTGCTTCTAGAATTACAAATCATTCTCCACCGGGGTCAACCACTAAGAAAACCCCTGTGAAAGCATCCAAAATTAAAACCATGTCCAGCAATGCAAGTAATCCCCCAATACATCCAAAATCTACATTCAAGTTCTCAGCAAACATGTCTCCAAATAGTTCGCTAGACAGCGTGGCTTCAGAGTCATCTTCATCAGCCTCCATTACTGCAAAGCCCGGTATTTTGAGGGATAGCCTTGACACTGGATCTTTGTCATTCTCCCCTGCCTTGGCAGGTCCTGAGAGTATCATCGTTCATTCATCAGGTTTACGGAAACTATCCGCTGGTCATCCATACGTCGGAAGTGAAAATTCTGCAACCATTTCTCATAGTCAGTGTATCAGCAAAGGTTCTTCAGAAATTCGTGTAATTTCTGAACCATCGATTGGGGAGAACTCTAAAAGATGTACTAATAATAGCTCTGGTACTAAAAGCATAAAACCATCAGGACTTCGAAAGCCAACACCCAAGATTGGATATTTTGATGCG GAGAAGTCCCTTGGGCGCAATGTTGAAACATTTTCCCAGCCTGGCAAGTTACGGAACATAATTAGAAGTACTGGAAACAGGAACCCTGTCGGGGTAAACAAACCGAAACCCAGTAAGCTTCAATTAATAAGACCTGCAGCGAAGAATGCGTCCACAAAGTGTGATCCTCCACGCATCCAATTGACAGGTCCGTCTTCTACTCATAACATGAAACCTGCATCGCCTACATATCTGCAACAACTGTCAGAACCTTCTGAATTAGGTGGCACTATTAGGATGACAGAAAATCATTACTCGTGCTCTGATGTTAGCAAGGTTTTGCCTCCTTGTTTGAGTGAAGAAAGCCATTCCAAGGTTTCAAAAGTAGCAAATGGAGTGGTTGATACAGATGAATTTGGTCAGTTTTCTAACCCGAGCTCTGGAGGGCAAACCTGTCAGGAACATTCAGAGTTTGTAACTGCATTTCCAATTGAAAATGAATCTATGATGTCTAATGGTAAATATGGTGATTGTATCGGCAAAGTGAAGACATATGAGCAACCATCCTGTGGGTACATAAAGCAGAGCCATATGGAAAGTGACTTGCATTCAGTTACCAGAAGCATTGAGAAGGAGAATTTGTTTCCTGCTGATGAAACTGATGGCAGGAGCAAAGATTTGCTGGCTAAGAATTTGATGCTGCCAATGGTAGAAAGCATAGAGGAAAAGgtatcctccctctctctttcctgA
- the LOC103706647 gene encoding copine family protein 2-like isoform X4 codes for METLPLIDVSSEDDLLISASSNAVPDPPSRGLSENHNENMIVSAEEGEGPVKMSKKLEQVLELSESPEQQRVNSRKYNLRKSLAWDNAFFTSEGVLNPEELAIVNSTFGKAEESSLPGIPEDIRKSTESTSTLDSDTLALENLEVELFENVRASIQKSLGKYENASNVVDSCKTKEHGELNAPFLASNTVELLSQNKKPPIGMKRHVVTKKLSDHTSECPRSMKGATNKSADSKPSLKPPRVVSRTTLPTAPNKSGFGPGNIQPRSSIGKPFPGNLINRQSIIVPKKINGDSSIVTSNSVRSPRAIYGSPLVYPLSTSCSSHSGSVSSSSDSTGKSPSKTTRKRVASRITNHSPPGSTTKKTPVKASKIKTMSSNASNPPIHPKSTFKFSANMSPNSSLDSVASESSSSASITAKPGILRDSLDTGSLSFSPALAGPESIIVHSSGLRKLSAGHPYVGSENSATISHSQCISKGSSEIRVISEPSIGENSKRCTNNSSGTKSIKPSGLRKPTPKIGYFDAEKSLGRNVETFSQPGKLRNIIRSTGNRNPVGVNKPKPSKLQLIRPAAKNASTKCDPPRIQLTGPSSTHNMKPASPTYLQQLSEPSELGGTIRMTENHYSCSDVSKVLPPCLSEESHSKVSKVANGVVDTDEFGQFSNPSSGGQTCQEHSEFVTAFPIENESMMSNGKYGDCIGKVKTYEQPSCGYIKQSHMESDLHSVTRSIEKENLFPADETDGRSKDLLAKNLMLPMVESIEEKVSSLSLS; via the exons ATGGAGACTCTTCCTCTCATCGACGTCTCCTCGGAGGACGATCTCCTCATCTCAGCGTCTTCCAATGCCGTTCCAGATCCACCCTCCCGAG GCCTTTCAGAAAATCATAATGAAAATATGATTGTCAGTGCTGAGGAAGGGGAGGGTCCGGTGAAAATGAGCAAGAAATTGGAACAAGTCCTTGAATTATCAGAGTCTCCAGAGCAACAGCGAGTAAACTCTCGCAAGTACAACTTGCGCAAAAGTTTAGCCTGGGATAATGCATTTTTTACAAGTGAAG GTGTTCTCAACCCTGAAGAGTTGGCTATTGTAAATAGCACTTTTGGGAAGGCTGAAGAATCTTCATTACCTGGAATTCCGGAAGATATTAGGAAGTCCACAGAGTCAACATCTACCTTAGATAGTGATACCTTGGCATTAGAAAACCTTGAAGTAGAATTGTTTGAAAATGTACGGGCTTCCATTCAGAAATCTCTTGGAAAATATGAGAATGCTTCAAATGTGGTAGACTCCTGCAAGACAAAAGAACATGGGGAGCTCAATGCACCATTCCTTG CATCAAATACAGTTGAATTATTATCTCAGAACAAG AAGCCTCCTATTGGGATGAAAAGGCATGTTGTCACCAAGAAACTTTCAGACCATACTTCTGAGTGCCCACGTAGCATGAAAGGG GCTACAAATAAAAGTGCAGACTCAAAACCATCATTAAAGCCACCAAGAGTTGTATCTCGAACAACTTTGCCAACGGCGCCAAACAAGTCAGGTTTTGGTCCTGGGAACATCCAACCAAGGAGTAGCATTGGGAAACCTTTTCCTG GCAATTTAATTAATCGGCAATCTATTATAGTTCCTAAAAAGATAAATGGAGACTCATCCAttgtcacttctaattctgttCGATCACCAAGAGCTATTTATGGTTCACCCTTAGTCTATCCCTTATCAACTTCTTGTTCATCGCATAGTGGTTCTGTTAGTAGTTCATCTGATTCAACAggtaaatctccttcaaagactACAAGGAAAAGAGTTGCTTCTAGAATTACAAATCATTCTCCACCGGGGTCAACCACTAAGAAAACCCCTGTGAAAGCATCCAAAATTAAAACCATGTCCAGCAATGCAAGTAATCCCCCAATACATCCAAAATCTACATTCAAGTTCTCAGCAAACATGTCTCCAAATAGTTCGCTAGACAGCGTGGCTTCAGAGTCATCTTCATCAGCCTCCATTACTGCAAAGCCCGGTATTTTGAGGGATAGCCTTGACACTGGATCTTTGTCATTCTCCCCTGCCTTGGCAGGTCCTGAGAGTATCATCGTTCATTCATCAGGTTTACGGAAACTATCCGCTGGTCATCCATACGTCGGAAGTGAAAATTCTGCAACCATTTCTCATAGTCAGTGTATCAGCAAAGGTTCTTCAGAAATTCGTGTAATTTCTGAACCATCGATTGGGGAGAACTCTAAAAGATGTACTAATAATAGCTCTGGTACTAAAAGCATAAAACCATCAGGACTTCGAAAGCCAACACCCAAGATTGGATATTTTGATGCG GAGAAGTCCCTTGGGCGCAATGTTGAAACATTTTCCCAGCCTGGCAAGTTACGGAACATAATTAGAAGTACTGGAAACAGGAACCCTGTCGGGGTAAACAAACCGAAACCCAGTAAGCTTCAATTAATAAGACCTGCAGCGAAGAATGCGTCCACAAAGTGTGATCCTCCACGCATCCAATTGACAGGTCCGTCTTCTACTCATAACATGAAACCTGCATCGCCTACATATCTGCAACAACTGTCAGAACCTTCTGAATTAGGTGGCACTATTAGGATGACAGAAAATCATTACTCGTGCTCTGATGTTAGCAAGGTTTTGCCTCCTTGTTTGAGTGAAGAAAGCCATTCCAAGGTTTCAAAAGTAGCAAATGGAGTGGTTGATACAGATGAATTTGGTCAGTTTTCTAACCCGAGCTCTGGAGGGCAAACCTGTCAGGAACATTCAGAGTTTGTAACTGCATTTCCAATTGAAAATGAATCTATGATGTCTAATGGTAAATATGGTGATTGTATCGGCAAAGTGAAGACATATGAGCAACCATCCTGTGGGTACATAAAGCAGAGCCATATGGAAAGTGACTTGCATTCAGTTACCAGAAGCATTGAGAAGGAGAATTTGTTTCCTGCTGATGAAACTGATGGCAGGAGCAAAGATTTGCTGGCTAAGAATTTGATGCTGCCAATGGTAGAAAGCATAGAGGAAAAGgtatcctccctctctctttcctgA